The proteins below are encoded in one region of Ostrea edulis chromosome 3, xbOstEdul1.1, whole genome shotgun sequence:
- the LOC125677439 gene encoding prostaglandin E2 receptor EP4 subtype-like yields the protein MTSDIGYHYAVCNETVHASQVPTHVENSLVIAGNVIALLLMLINRKYHKWHSFYILYAGLVCTDLLQSCVLYPVSILRYSSNFTWCYTEPLCDAVSFTFSFTQLSSGVINASLAIDRYLCLRQRNFLWRTTWVRLRYFGVLCAIWCFVAIICSIHLIGVGNSQLYFPGSWCFIDFTQTSIGNRVNSLIYSLCGLCVVFSTFISNVASIAFSCKNNEYRAKLLDEHRVSGIYDSHVTIFLVVALFVYVAFFSPFIINVFLHAVGLVAGNGPVELWLIRLSYMNSIINPWLYIVLRKESLQKFLLVYRLCCRSSQEAM from the exons ATGACATCGGACATAGGATATCACTATGCCGTTTGCAATGAGACTGTCCATGCCAGTCAGGTTCCAACTCACGTGGAAAATAGCCTAGTTATAGCGGGGAATGTTATAGCCCTGCTTCTTATGCTGATAAACAGAAAGTATCACAAGTGGCATTCCTTCTACATATTATACGCCGGTCTGGTCTGTACAGATCTCCTACAGTCGTGCGTCTTGTATCCGGTGTCCATTTTGCGATATTCTAGTAACTTCACTTGGTGTTACACGGAGCCCCTCTGTGATGCCGTGTCGTTTACATTTTCCTTCACACAATTATCGTCAGGTGTGATCAATGCAAGCCTGGCCATTGACAGGTATCTGTGCCTAAGACAGAGGAACTTTCTGTGGAGAACAACTTGGGTTCGTTTACGATATTTCGGTGTCCTGTGCGCCATCTGGTGTTTTGTGGCTATCATATGCAGCATCCATCTCATTGGTGTCGGAAACAGCCAGCTTTACTTTCCTGGGTCGTGGTGCTTCATTGATTTCACGCAGACCTCCATTGGAAACCGCGTGAATTCTCTTATCTATTCCCTTTGTGGACTGTGTGTTGTATTTTCTACTTTCATCTCCAACGTCGCTTCCATAGCATTTTCTTGTAAAAACAACGAATACCGAGCCAAGCTGCTGGACGAGCACCGAGTATCCGGAATCTACGACAGTCACGTGACAATCTTCCTGGTCGTAGCGCTCTTTGTTTATGTGGCATTTTTTAGTCCATTCATT ATAAACGTGTTCCTTCATGCTGTAGGCTTGGTGGCGGGGAATGGGCCAGTAGAACTATGGCTGATAAGACTCAGTTATATGAATTCTATTATCAACCCCTGGCTCTATATCGTACTCCGGAAAGAGAGCCTGCAGAAGTTTCTCTTGGTATATAGACTGTGCTGTAGATCTTCCCAGGAGGCCATGTAG